The genomic window AAACCATTTATATAAACTTAACAGCATACTTTGAGCAACATGCAAAAACTTACAACTAAGTTGCTCAACCAAAACTAGTATCTGATTCTGATGCATAGTTAGTTCCTTCCTTGGCTTCCCTCAGAGCAAAAAGATCATCTATAAGTTACTTTGGTTCCATGATTGGCAAATCCATTGAACAATCTATAAGCCAAATAGTAACACGGAATCCTTGGGAAACTTTTCAGTCACATTAAAAGCTAAGCCTATTGCTGCATTGTTGTTGAGAGTAGTGTAGTTATTGTTATCTGGCTCAGGTTGTGAAGTTACTTGGTAGTACTCACTATTACACACACTAGCAGGAGCCAtgttcttctcttccttctcATTTTGCATTATTTTGTGCTCTCCATTGTCATCAATAATCATTCCTTTCTTGAACTTTTCCTGGTTCTTCTTGAATTCATCCACATATGGCTGCATGAATAGCAATGAGAAAGGTTGAGACATGTTGTGTTGAATCATTGTGTTGAATTTCAATGTTATGTTATGTTATGTACCTGTTTCTCAAGTGGAGACATATTCCTCCACGAATCGATAGCCGTGTGGAGAATACCCTTTCCGGTTGAGGTCGAGTTACAACTTTTCAACCGAGTGCATTCTTGCTTCAGGAACATCTGGTATGCACTTCTTTGTCCTTGTGCCATGCCTCGGCGTTTCTTCTTTTCTTTGCCATCCGAAGGTTCGAGAAGAAGAGCTTG from Arachis ipaensis cultivar K30076 chromosome B09, Araip1.1, whole genome shotgun sequence includes these protein-coding regions:
- the LOC107615356 gene encoding putative high mobility group B protein 11 isoform X2 — encoded protein: MTKRKGDNGIIISNVKHYTCSVPIGSFNVRETLLDLYLVYLEVTTRGGFHQVSQEKKWGEVASALRLEGNIARLSAQVEKLYLQLLYQFEQLYFYRAPTKSSKTTGLHKRKQISSETTEEGGAGLVKEQALLLEPSDGKEKKKRRGMAQGQRSAYQMFLKQECTRLKSCNSTSTGKGILHTAIDSWRNMSPLEKQPYVDEFKKNQEKFKKGMIIDDNGEHKIMQNEKEEKNMAPASVCNSEYYQVTSQPEPDNNNYTTLNNNAAIGLAFNVTEKFPKDSVLLFGL